A region from the Pseudonocardia petroleophila genome encodes:
- a CDS encoding metal ABC transporter permease → MDRIFTFEGIGQLLTFDFVQNALIACAVLGIVAGALAPLIVSRGMAFAVHGTAELAFTGGAAALLIGVGVGIGAVVGAVVAGLVFGILGLRQRERDSVIGVVLAFGLGLGVLMLSLYSGRASNKFGLLTGSIVSVNSADLIVLAVVAVVVVAVLAVLYRPLLFASTDADVAVARGVPVRALSLVFAVLVGLVTALAVPIVGAILVLSVMIAPGAAAARVTASPLAATVIAVVFAEVALVGGAVLSLAPGLPVSGYVAAISFLLYVGCRVVARLRGRATVA, encoded by the coding sequence ATGGACCGGATCTTCACCTTCGAGGGCATCGGGCAGCTGCTGACCTTCGACTTCGTGCAGAACGCGCTCATCGCGTGCGCGGTGCTCGGGATCGTCGCGGGCGCCCTCGCCCCGCTGATCGTCTCCCGCGGGATGGCGTTCGCCGTGCACGGCACCGCGGAGCTGGCCTTCACCGGCGGCGCGGCCGCCCTGCTGATCGGCGTCGGGGTCGGGATCGGGGCCGTCGTGGGGGCCGTCGTCGCCGGGCTGGTGTTCGGGATACTGGGGCTGCGGCAGCGCGAGCGCGACTCCGTCATCGGGGTGGTGCTGGCGTTCGGGCTCGGGCTCGGCGTGCTGATGCTCTCGCTCTACAGCGGGCGGGCGTCGAACAAGTTCGGGCTGCTCACGGGCTCGATCGTGTCGGTCAACTCGGCCGACCTGATCGTGCTCGCGGTCGTCGCCGTCGTCGTGGTCGCGGTGCTCGCGGTGCTGTACCGGCCGCTGCTGTTCGCCAGCACCGACGCCGACGTCGCGGTCGCCCGCGGGGTGCCGGTGCGGGCGCTGTCGCTGGTGTTCGCGGTGCTCGTCGGGCTCGTCACGGCGCTCGCGGTGCCGATCGTCGGCGCGATCCTCGTGCTGTCGGTGATGATCGCGCCCGGGGCGGCGGCCGCGCGGGTCACCGCGAGCCCGCTGGCCGCCACCGTCATCGCGGTGGTGTTCGCGGAGGTCGCGCTGGTGGGCGGCGCCGTCCTGTCGCTGGCCCCCGGGCTGCCGGTGTCGGGCTACGTGGCCGCGATCTCGTTCCTGCTCTACGTCGGGTGCCGGGTGGTGGCCCGCCTGCGCGGGCGGGCCACCGTCGCCTGA
- a CDS encoding metal ABC transporter ATP-binding protein, which produces MVVTLERVPVVAPAVALRGASVRFGERTLWDGLDLDVARGEFLAVLGPNGSGKTTLMRVLLGLLPLSGGEVRIAGSAPRRGNPTIGYVPQQKALDPDLPLRGRDLVGLGLDGHRLGLGLRGRRERRARVDAALASVGGTAYADSPVGRLSGGEQQRLRVAQALVGDPDVLLCDEPLLSLDLAHQRTVTDLIDARRRDHDTAVLFVTHEINPVLPLVDRVLYLVDGRFRIGPPEEVMTSEVLSELYGTDVDVLRVRDRLVVVGADGRGADGSSGAHH; this is translated from the coding sequence ATGGTCGTCACACTGGAGCGCGTGCCCGTCGTCGCCCCCGCCGTGGCCCTGCGGGGCGCGAGCGTCCGCTTCGGCGAGCGCACGCTCTGGGACGGTCTCGACCTCGACGTCGCGCGCGGGGAGTTCCTCGCCGTGCTCGGCCCGAACGGCTCGGGCAAGACCACGCTGATGCGGGTCCTGCTGGGCCTGCTGCCGCTCTCCGGTGGCGAGGTGCGCATCGCGGGCTCCGCGCCCCGCCGGGGCAACCCGACCATCGGGTACGTGCCGCAGCAGAAGGCGCTCGACCCCGACCTGCCGCTGCGCGGGCGCGACCTGGTCGGGCTCGGGCTCGACGGCCACCGGCTCGGCCTCGGCCTGCGCGGGCGCCGCGAGCGCCGGGCCCGGGTCGACGCGGCGCTCGCCTCCGTCGGGGGCACGGCGTACGCCGACTCCCCGGTCGGGCGCCTGTCCGGCGGTGAGCAGCAGCGCCTGCGCGTCGCCCAGGCGCTCGTCGGCGACCCCGACGTCCTGCTGTGCGACGAGCCGCTGCTCTCCCTGGACCTCGCCCACCAGCGCACGGTCACCGACCTCATCGACGCCCGGCGCCGCGACCACGACACCGCGGTCCTGTTCGTCACCCACGAGATCAACCCGGTGCTGCCGCTCGTCGACCGCGTGCTCTACCTGGTCGACGGGAGGTTCCGGATCGGGCCGCCCGAGGAGGTCATGACCTCCGAGGTGCTCTCCGAGCTCTACGGCACCGACGTCGACGTCCTGCGGGTGCGCGACCGGCTCGTCGTGGTCGGCGCCGACGGACGCGGGGCCGACGGGTCGAGCGGGGCGCACCACTGA
- a CDS encoding metal ABC transporter solute-binding protein, Zn/Mn family, with product MRLRPLAGAATALAALTLTACGSGGAPAPAAAEDGTLTVVASTNVYGSIARAVGGDAVTITSLISDPAADPHSYESTPTDAATVAGGDVVVYNGGGYDEFMPQLLESAGGERTVIDVAELSGLVPAEEAGEEHSADDGHDHGEFNEHFWYSLPTMQTLADRLAQELGAADPANAATYTANAQSFDAAVAGLIERAQAAGASVPGGRVAVTEPVPGYLIETSGLIDATPPEFSEAVEEDTDPPAAVVAATLALFDPATPDPLRALILNAQTETPTTDQVRQAAEAVGVPVVEVTETLPEGTDYIGWMTDQVEALTAALNPV from the coding sequence ATGCGACTGCGTCCACTGGCCGGGGCGGCCACCGCCCTCGCCGCCCTCACGCTGACGGCCTGCGGCTCGGGCGGGGCACCCGCCCCCGCCGCCGCCGAGGACGGGACGCTCACCGTCGTCGCGTCGACGAACGTCTACGGCAGCATCGCGCGGGCCGTCGGGGGCGATGCGGTCACGATCACGTCGCTGATCAGCGACCCCGCCGCCGACCCGCACTCCTACGAGAGCACCCCCACCGACGCCGCCACCGTCGCGGGCGGCGACGTCGTCGTCTACAACGGCGGCGGGTACGACGAGTTCATGCCGCAGCTGCTGGAGTCCGCGGGTGGCGAGCGGACCGTCATCGACGTCGCGGAGCTCTCCGGGCTGGTCCCCGCCGAGGAGGCGGGCGAGGAGCACTCGGCGGACGACGGGCACGACCACGGCGAGTTCAACGAGCACTTCTGGTACAGCCTGCCCACGATGCAGACCCTCGCCGACCGGCTGGCGCAGGAGCTCGGGGCCGCCGACCCCGCGAACGCCGCCACCTACACCGCGAACGCGCAGTCCTTCGACGCGGCGGTCGCGGGGCTGATCGAGCGGGCGCAGGCCGCGGGCGCCTCGGTGCCGGGCGGCCGCGTCGCCGTCACCGAGCCGGTCCCCGGCTACCTCATCGAGACCTCCGGCCTGATCGACGCCACCCCGCCGGAGTTCTCCGAGGCCGTCGAGGAGGACACCGACCCGCCCGCGGCCGTCGTCGCCGCCACGCTCGCCCTGTTCGACCCGGCCACGCCGGACCCGCTGCGCGCCCTGATCCTCAACGCCCAGACCGAGACCCCCACCACCGACCAGGTGCGGCAGGCCGCGGAGGCGGTGGGCGTGCCGGTCGTCGAGGTCACCGAGACCCTGCCCGAGGGCACCGACTACATCGGCTGGATGACCGACCAGGTCGAGGCACTGACCGCCGCGCTCAACCCCGTCTGA
- a CDS encoding LacI family DNA-binding transcriptional regulator, translating into MRGSRDVRRPATLASLAAELGVSRTTVSNAYNRPDQLSAPLRARVLEAARRLGYPGPDPVARSLRTRRAGAVGLLLTEALSYAFRDPAATGFLEGLALACERAGSGLLLVPVSPELADVTAVHQAGVDGFVVYSVREDDPHFKAVLERPVPTVVCDQPLNVEGVDRVGIDDRAAMLDLARHLTGLGHRRIGVLCMRLGTGRYDGPADVDRQNGATYPVQRNRLGGLRDGFAEAGIDWAGVPVHERFAHSVDAGQSAAAELLAAHPEITAIACTSDILALGALRHAAERGLRVPEDLTVTGFDGVPEGLRAGLTTVRQPVLEKGRAAGELLLDRGDRNRPRTVLLPTELIVGTTGAAPRAQERWFPGW; encoded by the coding sequence ATGCGCGGATCCCGTGACGTACGGCGCCCGGCGACGCTCGCGTCCCTGGCCGCCGAGCTCGGCGTGTCCCGCACCACCGTCTCCAACGCCTACAACCGCCCCGACCAGCTCTCCGCCCCGCTGCGGGCGCGGGTCCTGGAGGCGGCCCGGCGGCTGGGCTACCCCGGGCCCGACCCCGTCGCCCGGTCCCTGCGGACCCGCCGCGCGGGCGCGGTGGGGCTGCTGCTGACCGAGGCGCTGTCCTACGCGTTCCGCGACCCCGCCGCCACCGGCTTCCTGGAGGGGCTGGCGCTGGCCTGCGAGCGGGCGGGGTCCGGGCTGCTGCTGGTGCCGGTGAGCCCCGAGCTGGCCGACGTCACCGCGGTGCACCAGGCGGGCGTCGACGGGTTCGTCGTCTACTCGGTGCGCGAGGACGACCCCCACTTCAAGGCCGTGCTCGAGCGCCCGGTGCCCACGGTGGTGTGCGACCAGCCGCTGAACGTCGAGGGCGTCGACCGCGTCGGGATCGACGACCGCGCCGCGATGCTCGACCTCGCCCGCCACCTCACCGGGCTGGGCCACCGGCGCATCGGGGTGCTCTGCATGCGCCTGGGCACCGGCCGCTACGACGGCCCGGCCGACGTCGACCGGCAGAACGGCGCGACCTACCCCGTGCAGCGCAACCGGCTCGGCGGCCTGCGCGACGGCTTCGCCGAGGCGGGGATCGACTGGGCGGGCGTCCCCGTGCACGAGCGGTTCGCCCACAGCGTCGACGCGGGGCAGTCGGCGGCGGCGGAGCTGCTCGCCGCCCACCCGGAGATCACCGCGATCGCCTGCACGTCCGACATCCTCGCCCTCGGCGCGCTGCGCCACGCCGCCGAGCGCGGGCTGCGGGTGCCCGAGGACCTGACGGTCACCGGCTTCGACGGCGTCCCCGAGGGACTGCGGGCCGGGCTCACGACGGTGCGCCAGCCCGTGCTGGAGAAGGGGCGGGCGGCCGGCGAGCTGCTGCTCGACCGCGGCGACCGCAACCGACCCCGCACCGTCCTGCTGCCCACCGAGCTGATCGTCGGCACCACGGGGGCGGCGCCGCGCGCGCAGGAGCGCTGGTTCCCGGGCTGGTGA
- a CDS encoding acyltransferase family protein codes for MASPAPVGPARSPDAAPVRSRFRPELQGLRAVAVALVVVYHVWFDRVSGGVDVFFVISGFLLTGQLARAAERGAPLDLVRRWSRTVVRLVPSVCVVLVGTVGAAALVLPESRWAQTVREVVAAALYLENWQLASDAVDYAARNDVASVVQQFWSLSIQVQFFVVWPLLVAVVVLAGPLAGVRARLLAALSAVLVVSLTCSVVMTAQDQPLAYFHSATRMWEFALGGLLALVVDALVLSRRARLLAGWVGLVGMVACGFVLDVGSSFPGWAALWPTACAVLVLGAGTSGDARGVDRVLSARPMQHLGDLSFALYLWHWPVLVLYLVVQGREEVGLRGGLGIVALSLVLAVATYHGVERPLIARAPGTGQGFRLGAVCTAVVLLVAAAWQVEAMQRDPGTVGVGDASHPGAVALVSGPVDPAPLLPAPVAVYDDWAEVDWDCAPMSRYPSDVCVQPFEGEPRERVVVVGDSHA; via the coding sequence GTGGCCAGTCCCGCACCGGTCGGGCCCGCCCGGTCACCGGACGCGGCCCCGGTGCGCTCGCGGTTCCGGCCCGAGCTGCAGGGCCTGCGCGCCGTCGCCGTCGCGCTGGTCGTGGTCTACCACGTCTGGTTCGACCGGGTCTCCGGCGGCGTCGACGTCTTCTTCGTGATCTCGGGGTTCCTGCTCACCGGGCAGCTCGCGCGGGCGGCCGAGCGCGGCGCGCCCCTCGATCTCGTGCGGCGCTGGAGCCGCACGGTGGTGCGGCTGGTGCCGTCGGTCTGCGTGGTCCTCGTGGGCACCGTCGGGGCCGCGGCGCTGGTGCTGCCCGAGTCCCGGTGGGCGCAGACCGTGCGCGAGGTCGTGGCCGCGGCCCTGTACCTGGAGAACTGGCAGCTCGCCTCGGACGCAGTCGACTACGCCGCCCGCAACGACGTGGCCAGCGTCGTGCAGCAGTTCTGGTCGCTGTCGATCCAGGTGCAGTTCTTCGTGGTCTGGCCGCTGCTCGTCGCGGTCGTCGTCCTGGCCGGACCGCTCGCGGGGGTGCGGGCCCGGCTGCTCGCGGCCCTGTCCGCGGTGCTCGTCGTCTCGCTGACGTGCTCGGTGGTGATGACGGCGCAGGACCAGCCGCTCGCCTACTTCCACTCGGCGACGCGGATGTGGGAGTTCGCGCTCGGGGGGCTGCTCGCGCTCGTCGTCGACGCGCTGGTCCTGTCCCGGCGCGCGCGGCTCCTGGCCGGATGGGTCGGGCTGGTCGGGATGGTGGCCTGCGGGTTCGTCCTCGACGTCGGCTCGTCGTTCCCCGGATGGGCCGCCCTGTGGCCGACCGCCTGCGCCGTGCTCGTCCTCGGCGCCGGCACCTCGGGCGACGCCCGCGGCGTCGACCGGGTGCTGTCCGCGCGTCCGATGCAGCACCTCGGTGACCTCAGCTTCGCGCTGTACCTGTGGCACTGGCCGGTGCTGGTCCTCTACCTGGTGGTGCAGGGCCGGGAGGAGGTCGGCCTGCGGGGCGGGCTCGGGATCGTCGCGCTGTCGCTCGTGCTGGCCGTCGCGACCTACCACGGGGTGGAGCGGCCGCTGATCGCCCGCGCTCCGGGCACCGGGCAGGGCTTCCGGCTGGGCGCCGTCTGCACCGCCGTGGTCCTGCTCGTCGCGGCCGCGTGGCAGGTCGAGGCGATGCAGCGCGACCCGGGGACGGTCGGCGTGGGCGACGCGTCGCACCCGGGCGCGGTTGCGCTGGTGTCCGGTCCGGTGGACCCGGCCCCGCTGCTCCCCGCCCCCGTGGCGGTCTACGACGACTGGGCCGAGGTCGACTGGGACTGCGCGCCGATGAGCCGCTACCCCTCCGACGTGTGCGTCCAACCGTTCGAGGGGGAGCCGCGCGAGCGCGTCGTCGTGGTCGGCGACTCCCACGCGTAG
- a CDS encoding SGNH hydrolase domain-containing protein, with product MLEAVAADEGWQLAHILLGACPFSTASEVDPSWTGCVEWNDAAAAEILDMGATGVVTLASRDVRVGLTERTPPGFVEQWRRLADAGLPVLAVRDNPRFDSSMPDCAIQGDPARCGAPREELYTASPPWAALDDLPDNVRFLDIADSVCEPEFCPAAIGNVLVYLDDNHLSASYATSMVPLVEDEVRAALGG from the coding sequence GTGCTGGAGGCCGTGGCCGCCGACGAGGGCTGGCAGCTGGCCCACATCCTGCTGGGCGCGTGCCCGTTCTCCACCGCCTCCGAGGTCGACCCGTCCTGGACCGGGTGCGTGGAGTGGAACGACGCGGCCGCCGCGGAGATCCTCGACATGGGCGCCACCGGGGTGGTCACCCTGGCCAGCCGCGACGTGCGGGTCGGGCTCACCGAGCGGACCCCGCCGGGGTTCGTGGAGCAGTGGAGGCGGCTCGCCGACGCGGGCCTGCCGGTCCTCGCGGTGCGCGACAACCCGCGGTTCGACTCCTCCATGCCGGACTGCGCGATCCAGGGCGACCCGGCGCGGTGCGGCGCCCCGCGGGAGGAGCTCTACACCGCGTCCCCGCCGTGGGCCGCGCTCGACGACCTGCCCGACAACGTCCGGTTCCTCGACATCGCCGACAGCGTCTGCGAGCCGGAGTTCTGCCCGGCCGCGATCGGCAACGTGCTGGTCTACCTCGACGACAACCACCTCAGCGCGTCCTACGCCACCTCGATGGTGCCGCTGGTCGAGGACGAGGTGCGGGCCGCGCTGGGCGGCTAG
- the otsB gene encoding trehalose-phosphatase — translation MTDLDQAVREIAAVPTLLVALDFDGVLAPLVDVPSESRPLPESAAALGSLATLPGTVVALVSGRGLADLAATSGFGAPIRLVGSHGGEFDDGGAVLDDDQRALLDALTAEVTALVDGEPGVKLEHKPAGIAVHVRGAGPGVGPRVLDAVRTGPAARPGVEATPGKDVLDLAVLQVNKGMAVDVLRERVGADAVLFAGDDVTDETAFARLGAGDVGVKVGDGDTAAAHRVAGPPDVARLLELLLAARDRG, via the coding sequence GTGACGGACCTCGACCAGGCGGTGCGCGAGATCGCCGCGGTCCCGACGCTGCTCGTCGCCCTCGACTTCGACGGCGTGCTCGCCCCGCTCGTCGACGTGCCGTCGGAGTCGCGGCCGCTGCCGGAGTCGGCCGCCGCGCTCGGCTCGCTCGCCACGCTTCCCGGCACCGTCGTGGCGCTGGTCTCGGGCCGCGGCCTCGCCGACCTCGCCGCGACCTCCGGCTTCGGCGCCCCGATCCGGCTGGTCGGCAGCCACGGCGGGGAGTTCGACGACGGCGGCGCCGTCCTCGACGACGACCAGCGCGCCCTGCTCGACGCCCTGACCGCCGAGGTCACCGCGCTCGTCGACGGCGAGCCCGGGGTGAAGCTGGAGCACAAGCCGGCCGGGATCGCGGTGCACGTGCGCGGCGCCGGGCCCGGGGTCGGCCCCCGGGTGCTCGACGCCGTGCGCACCGGTCCCGCCGCCCGCCCCGGCGTCGAGGCCACCCCGGGCAAGGACGTGCTCGACCTCGCGGTGCTGCAGGTGAACAAGGGCATGGCCGTCGACGTGCTGCGCGAGCGCGTGGGCGCCGACGCGGTGCTGTTCGCGGGCGACGACGTCACCGACGAGACCGCGTTCGCCCGGTTGGGCGCGGGCGACGTCGGGGTGAAGGTCGGCGACGGCGACACCGCGGCGGCGCACCGCGTGGCGGGCCCGCCCGACGTCGCCCGGCTGCTGGAGCTGCTGCTCGCCGCCCGCGACCGGGGCTAG
- a CDS encoding alpha,alpha-trehalose-phosphate synthase (UDP-forming) translates to MAEQSAEFVVVANRLPVDLEKLPDGTQRWKRSPGGLVTALEPMLRSREGAWVGWPGLADAEAEPFVEDGLALHPVMLTARDVEDYYEGFSNGTLWPLYHDVVAPPAFHRHWWQAYVRVNKRFAEVVAEVAAPNATVWIQDYQLQLLPAELRALRPDLRIGFFLHIPFPPTELYQQLPWRKEIVEGLLGADLVGFHTPGGVRNFRWLATRFTDARPGARNEVSYDGRTVKLGAFPISIDSAQLDELSRTPEVQQRAKEIRNDLGNPERVILGVDRLDYTKGIDVRLRAFEELLQEDRAGDTVMIQLATPSRERVEHYQTMRAGIEQSVGRINGTFARVGHPVLHYLHQSLPRDELAAFFVAADVMLVTPLRDGMNLVAKEYVACRSDLGGVLVLSEFAGAAIELKESVLVNPHDTDGVKNALHRALTMPADESRKRMRSLRRQVLAYDVDRWARSFLDALGLPS, encoded by the coding sequence GTGGCCGAACAGAGCGCCGAGTTCGTGGTGGTGGCCAACCGGCTGCCGGTGGACCTGGAGAAGCTCCCGGACGGCACGCAGCGGTGGAAGCGCAGCCCCGGCGGCCTGGTCACGGCGCTGGAGCCGATGCTGCGCAGCCGGGAGGGCGCGTGGGTCGGCTGGCCGGGGCTCGCCGACGCCGAGGCCGAGCCGTTCGTCGAGGACGGCCTGGCGCTGCACCCGGTCATGCTCACGGCCAGGGACGTCGAGGACTACTACGAGGGCTTCTCCAACGGCACGCTGTGGCCGCTCTACCACGACGTCGTCGCGCCGCCGGCGTTCCACCGGCACTGGTGGCAGGCCTACGTCCGGGTCAACAAGCGGTTCGCCGAGGTCGTCGCCGAGGTCGCCGCCCCGAACGCCACCGTCTGGATCCAGGACTACCAGCTGCAGCTGCTCCCCGCCGAGCTGCGCGCGCTGCGGCCCGACCTGCGGATCGGCTTCTTCCTGCACATCCCGTTCCCGCCCACGGAGCTCTACCAGCAGCTGCCGTGGCGCAAGGAGATCGTCGAGGGGCTGCTCGGCGCCGACCTCGTCGGCTTCCACACCCCCGGTGGCGTCCGCAACTTCCGCTGGCTGGCCACCCGCTTCACCGACGCCAGGCCCGGCGCCCGCAACGAGGTCAGCTACGACGGGCGCACCGTCAAGCTCGGCGCGTTCCCCATCTCGATCGACTCGGCGCAGCTCGACGAGCTCTCCCGCACCCCCGAGGTGCAGCAGCGCGCCAAGGAGATCCGCAACGACCTGGGCAACCCCGAGCGCGTCATCCTCGGGGTCGACCGCCTCGACTACACCAAGGGCATCGACGTCCGGCTGCGCGCGTTCGAGGAGCTGCTGCAGGAGGACCGGGCGGGCGACACCGTGATGATCCAGCTCGCCACGCCCAGCCGCGAGCGCGTCGAGCACTACCAGACGATGCGGGCCGGCATCGAGCAGTCGGTGGGCCGGATCAACGGCACGTTCGCGCGCGTCGGGCACCCGGTGCTGCACTACCTGCACCAGTCCCTGCCCCGCGACGAGCTCGCCGCGTTCTTCGTCGCCGCCGACGTCATGCTGGTCACGCCCCTGCGCGACGGCATGAACCTCGTCGCGAAGGAGTACGTGGCGTGCCGCAGCGACCTCGGCGGGGTGCTGGTGCTCTCGGAGTTCGCCGGGGCCGCGATCGAGCTGAAGGAGTCGGTGCTGGTCAACCCGCACGACACCGACGGCGTGAAGAACGCGCTGCACCGGGCCCTGACGATGCCGGCCGACGAGTCGCGCAAGCGGATGCGGTCACTGCGCCGCCAGGTCCTCGCCTACGACGTCGACCGCTGGGCCCGGTCCTTCCTCGACGCGCTGGGGCTGCCGTCGTGA
- a CDS encoding threonine/serine ThrE exporter family protein, whose product MSDQTPRFTRRVRSKLRKEAHDLLQPGPPSVQLLWPIGPQVPDDARVQEVLDLCMRVGEVLLSSGESVDETTGVMLRLAAAAGLSAVDVDITFTSITMCCHRGMAAAPVTSMRLVQYRSLDLTRLLAVGGIVARVESGSVDVRTAATELSEAVRSRHPYPRWVATVGWAALAASIAVLLGGGWVTGLYAFAVTAAIDRIGRLLNRRGLPAFYQQVVGGALATGATVTLFGLGAFPPGTRPSLVIAATITVLLSGLSVVGTVQDAITGNYVTSAGRAMEILLLSAGLLVGVVMGLRVGLEFAPPLEVAGELPTGVGRFWLSTLAAGVAAAGYALAGYAPWRSLLAAAIAGAAGFGSYSLLVQLAGIGPVAATGAAAIVVGLAAGLFRRGRIVPPLVITLAGITPLLPGFSAYRGFYQLAIEGVSDGLVTITLALGIGLALAAGVALGDFLTRPQRPTGPAVAEPAPEAGPA is encoded by the coding sequence ATGTCCGACCAGACCCCCCGCTTCACCCGGCGCGTCCGCAGCAAGCTCCGCAAGGAGGCCCACGACCTGCTGCAACCCGGCCCGCCCAGCGTGCAGCTGCTGTGGCCGATCGGACCCCAGGTCCCCGACGACGCCCGGGTGCAGGAGGTGCTCGACCTCTGCATGCGCGTGGGCGAGGTGCTGCTGTCCAGCGGCGAGAGCGTCGACGAGACGACGGGCGTCATGCTGCGGCTGGCGGCGGCGGCGGGCCTGTCCGCCGTCGACGTCGACATCACGTTCACCTCGATCACGATGTGCTGCCACCGCGGGATGGCCGCGGCCCCGGTGACGTCCATGCGGCTGGTGCAGTACCGCTCGCTCGACCTCACCCGGCTGCTCGCGGTCGGGGGGATCGTCGCGCGCGTCGAGTCCGGCTCCGTCGACGTGCGCACGGCGGCCACCGAGCTGTCCGAGGCGGTCCGCTCGCGGCACCCGTACCCGCGCTGGGTGGCCACGGTCGGCTGGGCGGCGCTGGCCGCGTCGATCGCCGTGCTGCTCGGCGGCGGCTGGGTCACCGGCCTCTACGCGTTCGCCGTCACCGCCGCGATCGACCGGATCGGGCGCCTGCTCAACCGGCGCGGGCTGCCCGCGTTCTACCAGCAGGTCGTCGGCGGGGCGCTGGCCACGGGGGCCACGGTGACGCTGTTCGGGCTGGGCGCGTTCCCGCCGGGCACCCGGCCCTCGCTTGTCATCGCCGCGACGATCACGGTGCTGCTCTCCGGGCTGTCGGTCGTCGGCACCGTGCAGGACGCGATCACCGGCAACTACGTCACGTCCGCCGGCCGGGCGATGGAGATCCTCCTGCTCTCCGCCGGGCTGCTGGTCGGGGTCGTGATGGGCCTGCGCGTCGGGCTCGAGTTCGCACCGCCGCTGGAGGTGGCCGGTGAGCTGCCGACGGGCGTCGGGCGGTTCTGGCTCTCGACCCTGGCCGCCGGGGTGGCCGCGGCCGGCTACGCGCTCGCCGGGTACGCGCCGTGGCGCTCGCTGCTGGCCGCCGCGATCGCCGGGGCCGCGGGCTTCGGCTCCTACAGCCTGCTCGTGCAGCTCGCGGGCATCGGGCCGGTGGCGGCGACCGGGGCCGCCGCGATCGTCGTCGGGCTCGCCGCGGGGCTGTTCCGCCGCGGGCGGATCGTCCCGCCGCTGGTGATCACCCTGGCCGGCATCACCCCGCTGCTGCCCGGGTTCAGCGCGTACCGGGGCTTCTACCAGCTCGCGATCGAGGGCGTCTCCGACGGCCTGGTGACCATCACGCTCGCGCTGGGCATCGGGCTCGCGCTCGCCGCCGGGGTGGCGCTCGGCGATTTCCTGACCCGCCCGCAGCGCCCGACCGGACCGGCCGTCGCGGAGCCCGCACCGGAGGCCGGTCCCGCGTAG
- a CDS encoding multidrug effflux MFS transporter, with protein MSRAEKVWITVLALLTSIAPLATDMYLPALPRVVDDLGTTASGVQLTLTAFLVGLALGQLVIGPLSDARGRRPLLLIGASVCALAGLGAAFAPTVGVLVGARFVQGFAGAAGIVLARAVIVDRTSGRRTAQLFTLMMAINGVAPVVAPLVGSGLVDPIGWRGIFVVLAGLAVLMVVGVLVAVPESLPVERRRTGGLRRTAADIASVLRRGPYVAWTLVLALSFSTMFAYISGSSFVLQDVLGLSTVGYAAAFASNAAGLVLVSVLGARWDVDPRRKATIGVAILVTAAAALLAVTAAGAPVWPVLVLLFLAVSSLGLIMGNATALATGHARDVAGTASALLGAGQFGLGAAVSPLVGSSASAMAAVMLGASGLAVIALVTARRLDPADAPTTPAAAAV; from the coding sequence ATGTCGCGTGCCGAGAAGGTCTGGATCACCGTCCTCGCCCTGCTGACGTCGATCGCGCCGCTGGCCACGGACATGTACCTGCCCGCGCTGCCCCGCGTCGTCGACGACCTCGGGACGACCGCGTCGGGCGTGCAGCTCACGCTCACCGCGTTCCTGGTGGGGCTGGCGCTCGGCCAGCTCGTCATCGGCCCGCTGTCCGACGCGCGCGGGCGGCGGCCGCTGCTGCTGATCGGCGCCTCGGTGTGCGCGCTGGCCGGGCTCGGGGCGGCGTTCGCGCCGACCGTCGGGGTGCTGGTGGGCGCGCGGTTCGTCCAGGGCTTCGCCGGGGCGGCCGGGATCGTGCTGGCCCGCGCCGTGATCGTCGACCGGACCTCCGGCCGCCGCACCGCCCAGCTGTTCACGCTGATGATGGCCATCAACGGCGTCGCCCCGGTCGTCGCCCCGCTCGTCGGGAGCGGCCTGGTGGACCCGATCGGCTGGCGCGGGATCTTCGTCGTGCTGGCCGGCCTCGCCGTGCTGATGGTGGTCGGGGTGCTGGTGGCGGTGCCCGAGTCGCTGCCGGTGGAGCGCCGCCGCACCGGCGGTCTGCGCCGCACCGCCGCCGACATCGCCTCGGTCCTGCGCCGCGGGCCCTACGTCGCCTGGACGCTCGTGCTCGCCCTGTCGTTCAGCACGATGTTCGCCTACATCTCCGGCTCGTCGTTCGTGCTGCAGGACGTCCTGGGCCTGTCGACGGTCGGGTACGCGGCGGCGTTCGCGTCCAACGCGGCCGGGCTGGTCCTCGTCTCGGTGCTCGGCGCGCGCTGGGACGTCGACCCGCGGCGCAAGGCCACGATCGGCGTCGCGATCCTCGTCACCGCGGCGGCCGCGCTGCTGGCCGTCACCGCGGCCGGCGCCCCGGTCTGGCCGGTGCTGGTCCTGCTGTTCCTGGCCGTGTCGAGCCTGGGCCTGATCATGGGCAACGCGACGGCGCTGGCCACCGGCCACGCCCGCGACGTCGCCGGCACCGCATCGGCCCTGCTCGGGGCGGGTCAGTTCGGGCTGGGCGCGGCGGTCTCACCGCTCGTCGGGTCGAGCGCGTCCGCGATGGCGGCGGTGATGCTCGGCGCGTCGGGCCTGGCGGTGATCGCCCTGGTGACGGCGCGGCGGCTCGACCCCGCCGACGCCCCGACGACGCCCGCCGCTGCCGCAGTCTGA